The Streptomyces sp. ICC1 DNA window CCTTCGTCAACCACCTCGGGACTCGGGAGAAGGGCAAAGCTGAGGCCGACAAACTCCGTGCAGAAGCCGAGCAAATCCGGTTTCAGACCTCCACACACATGAGCACTGGGCTGAGCATCGACCCGAAAACCGAGATCCCCGCATGGCAAGTGACCGGAGACAGGGCATTCGAGGACTACGAGGCCCTCCTCGACTCCGAGGTCACGCGCCATGCCGGCTGCAGCGCCCGGATCGACGCAATGCCAAGGGCCCGGGGCTTCGCCACACTCATGCAGTCCGTCGACGCCACGCCATTTCGCGGACAACGGCTCCGTATGACCGCCTGGGTCAGGACCGAGAGCGTCCGGAAAGCCGCGATCTGGATGCGGGTGGACGGGCCCGACGGCAACATGCTCGCATTCGACAACATGTCCAACCGGCCGATCAAAGGAACTACAGGCTGGTGTCAGTACAGCATCGTTCTGAACGTCACCTCCGAAAGCCTGATGCTCGCGTTCGGCTTCATGCTCTCCGGTCGAGGCCGAGTCTGGGCAGACGATTTCTCCTTCGAAGAGGTGGGCCTTGAGGTACCCACGACGCAGACCACACCAGCCGGCTACGAATTCCTGGCAACTCCGCAGAACCTCGGCTTCGACGATCCCGTTGGCCTACTCAGCTGACCGGCGTTGAACCACTGCTGCCCGCGCAGACACCAACCCACCACCCGCACACAACAAGTCCTTTGGCGACGCCTGCCGTGCCGCCCAGGACCGACAGGACGAAGTCCGCCTGCACCAGACCCAGGTCGCCCGCCCGCCAGGCGGCCGCGAGCAGCACACCGGTCACCAGCAGGCCCTCGACCGCGATCCGGTCCCGGCCCGACAGCGCCCACCAGGCCGCCCGTACCCGGTCCACGCGCGCCCACAAGCCCCGCCATATCCGTCTTGACAGATCGGAGGTACCCCATGCCCCGCAAACCGCGCACCCCCTGCCGGATTCCCGGGTGTCCCGAGCAGACCCGGGCCCGCGGAGGTCCGCGACGGTCCGTGAGGCTGTGGCCGTTGACTGCATCAACAGTTTCGTACGCAAGGTGAAGTGACTGTCGGATGACACACACCCACCATGACCAGCAGAAAGGGTCAAACTGCCCACCCGAAGGGGCGAGGGCTGCGAGATGGACGCGGACGGGAATGTTCAACCGCACTGCCGTCCGCGCCATCGGATCAAGACCCGTGGAGAGATTGGAGCCGCGGGTGCCCCGTTCTGAGCATGAAAGGACCTGCCAGAACGGGACCCAACCCGTGCCAGGCGGCACCACCTACCGCTGAGGAAGCGTGAAGAGAGGCCGGGGCTGGATCGTCTGTGGCTGGGCCGGCCCCGAGCACCGTTTGGACTTCGACAAAGACTGGGACTGCCCCTGGCCCCTGGACTGGCAGCGCCGCTACCGCGTGCTCGCCGACCTGGTCGACGCCGACGGGCAGCTGCCCGACATTGCCCCGGGCGTCGTCTTCGACGGCGACGACGTCGGCAAGTGGCTCCAACAGCAAAAGCAGCCGGCCACCTGGGCACGGCTGCTGCCACCGAGCCAACACCGCGGCCCCGCACCCGGCGGTCCAAGCCCGACGGCAAGGCCGCCGGTGCCGCTACACGCGACTCAGGCACGGAGATTCCCACGCAGACTCCCGTCAACGCCTGACCTTGCCGGTTCACCCGGGCGGGTACTACTCGCCGGAAGCGCCTGAGGTCGCGCATACTCGTCTGGCCTTGCCAGCAGTCAGGACACCGGTACTGGGGGTACTGGCAGATCCGCCCCGCTGTTCCCGGAACCCTGCACGCGATACCGGCCACCCCCGATCGGCACGGACCGACCCCGCATTACCGCTGCAACGCCATCAGACCAACGTGTCTGATCCGACCACTCCACCCCCACCAGGTCCACGTCGGTCAGGTCCACGTCAGTCAGGTCCGCTTCGGTCAGGTCCGCTTCGGTCAGGTTCGCGCCGTTCAGGTCCGCGTCGGTCAGGTCCGCACCGTTCAGGTTCGCACCGCGCAGTTTCGCGCCGCGCAGTTTCGCGAAGCGCAGGTCCGCGCCGGTCAGGTCCGCGCCGTTCAGGTCCGCACCGTTCAGGTCCGCACCGCGCAGTTTCGCGCCGCGCAGTTTCGCGCCGCGCAGGTCCGCGTCGCGCAGCTCCCCGCGGATCAGGTCCGCGCCGTTCAGGTGCGCGCCGCGCAGGTTCGCGTCGGTCAGGTGCGTGCGGGTCAGGTCCGCGCCGTTCAGGTTCGCGTAGCGCAGTTTCGCGTCGCGCAGGTCCCCGTGGGACAGGTCCGCGCTGGTCAGATCCGCGCCGGTCAGATTCGCGCCATTCAGGTTCACGTAGCGCAGATTCGCGTCGCGCAGGTACGCGCCGGTCAGGTTCGCGCCGGTCAGATCCGCGCCGGTCAGATGCGCGAGGATCAGGTCCGCGCCGTTCAGGTTCGCGTAGCGCAGTTTCGCGCCGTTCAGGTCCGCGCCCCGCAGGTCCGCGTAGCGCAGGTCCGCGCGGATCAGTTCCGCGCCGTTCAGGTCCGCGCCGCGCAGGTACGCATCGCGCAGTTTCGCGCCGCGCAGGTCCGCGCCGCGCAGTTGCGCGCCGTGCAGGTCCGCGCCGCGCAGGGACTGGCGCCGAGCGCCGCCAGTCAGAAGTACCCGAGTCCACCAGTTGGAGGCCTGAATGCGCAGCCAGGGACGGGAAGGGCTGGCAGCTACGGCAAGCCGACCAAGGAAGGTGTCAGAGCGCGTCCTCATGGACCTCCCCCTCCCCGGGCACAGGCGGCAGCGGCGGGGCTACGGCAGCCTGAGGGCGGCGTCGGCGCCGCGGTTCGACCTCTACACCGGAGAGGAGGCCCCGGATCGTAGCGGGGGCACCGATGCCGAAGATGAAGGCTGGCCACGGCCCACTGATCTGACTATGTGCGGCGGCGGCCACCAAGGATCCCAGCATGAGCCCGGCGGCCACAACAAACAGCCGCGGCCCCAGTTCGCCTTCCTTACGCCACGGCCAGGTGTATCCCGCCGACACGACAGCTGCAGACAGGGAGAACACCGAGGCCGCTCCACCGCCAGCCAAGCCCCACATTGCCGCCTGCCACCACGTCATGCTCCAACGATAGCCACCCAAGGCAGCTATTTGCAGGGCCAGTTAGAAAATGCGCCAAACGCCCAGGGCTGCAGGCGACACGGGGTGTGAAGTACATGTATCCGCTGCGGTTCGGCAGGCGCCGAGGTGAGAACGCTGTCACCAGGCCACCAAGGGGTAAGCGCTGGAAAATGAGGGTCTGCCGATACTTGTCCCGGACACGGCTTTTCCGGAGGTCGGCAGGTCGAGAACACCCGCCGGGAATCAACATCGGGAAGCGGGGGTGTTGACGAACTCACTAGCCGGCCACTTGTACCCTGGTGTCCGACCTACGAGGCCGTCCTCCACCACTTGGCCACGCCGACACGCACCCACCGGGCCCGGGCGAGAGCCGCGGCGTGTGGTCCAGCCAGCGGAAAGGGCCCCGAAGGCGTCGCTGACCCTGGGGGCGGATTCCTGGCCGCCTACTCGGACCCTGTGTTCACCTTGATCATTTGCCCTGCGTTCGGGGTGTGCGCCTCGGTACGATCAGCCCCTGGATGATCCGCATCCACCTCGACCTCCCGCCCGCCGACGCGCTAGTCCGACGCCGGCGGTCGACACCAGACCGAGAGTTCACGCAGATAGGGAAGCCACCCCTTGATCTTCGAAGACGCGAAGCGCTCCTTAGAGCGGAAACTCCACGTCCAGGAGTACCGCCACACCCCCCTGATCGACGGGTACGAGGACGCGGAAAAGCTGTACAAGCACTTCCGAGCCCACCTGGACATGGTGAGTGCATGCCTGAAGTCGCTGACGTCCTACGAGTTCGGGGGTCAGTTCTTCCGGCAGGTCGCCGAGGTGCCGTTGCTGACGGCCGACCCGGAGACGACGGCGCTGAAGCGCGAGGACATGTACACGGACATCGCCCGGGTGGGCACCAGCCTTAAGGCCGCTCTCCCGCCCGGTCCGCTCACCGCCACTGCCGCGGCCTTCTAGGCCGCCTATCTGACGATCGCCGCGTCCAAGGAGCGAATGAACCTCGCCCTGACCGCGCAGCAGGAAGCGCTCGGGGAGCTGAAGAAGCGGGAGAAGTCCATTGACGAGGCGCGTCGCCGCGTGGCCGACCTGCGCTACGACCTGGAAGCGGCACGGCAGTCCAGTGTCCCGAAGCCGGCCACGGACACAGCGCAGGCGGAGCAGGACTATGCCGACGCCTCGAAGACGGCTCTAGGCGCGATGTCGGCTTTCAACGGCGATCAGGGCATCGGCGGGATCCTCCGCGGCATCTCCGTGGCCCACCATCAGTTCTCCGCGCAGGAAGCCGACGCTCTGAAGAACCTCGGTTGATGTGCGACATCACGTGAGTTCCTCTGAGTTCCGGGACCCCGCTGCCTCCGAGGACGGGGAGGTCGAGGAGGGCTGAGGGTGCAGGTCCCGGCCGAGGTGCCGGCCGGGACCTGGGGGTGTCAGTCGGCCTGGTTGGCGGCTTGCTTGGGCAGGCAGAACATCAGGGCCCACATCAGGGCGAGGAGGCCGCCGACCCACCACAGCACGGTGACGAACGCGTCGCGGTTGACCGCGCCGTCGGGCGAACCGCGGGTGATGGCGAAGAACACCACGGCGGTGAGCGCGATGCCCAGGTGGATGGCGGTGTTGAACAGGCCCGAGGCCGAGCCTGCGTCCTCGTGCGGGACCCTGGCCAGTGACAGATCGGCGAGTGGGCCGGAGACCATGCCCAGGCCGAAGCCGATCAGTACCACCGGAGCGGTCATCGCCAGCAGGGTCAGGTCGGCCTGGTGGCTGCCGATCTGGAGCCCGTAGGCGATTATCGCAGCGGTCGCGATGAGGGCGCCGGCCTGCGGCAGACGGCGGGCGAAACGTCCGGCGGTCTTCGCCGCGATGGTCGCGCCGGCCAGTTCTCCCACGGAGAGCAGTACGACGGCCGCGGCCGCCTCAAGCGGGCTCATGCCCAGTCCGCGCTGCAGGTACAGCGTCCAGGTCATGAAGAACAGGCCGCACAGCAGGCCGTGCATCAGGTCCGCGGCCATGCCCCCGGAGAACTGCCCGACCCGGAAGAGGAACAGGGTCACCAGCGGGGCGTTGCCCTGCCTGCGCCGCTGCTGGCGCAGGAAGACACCGAGGACGAGGGCGCCGGCGGCGAGCATGGCGAAGCACCACAGCGGCCATCGGTGGGCGTGGCCCTCGGTGAGCGGGAAGAGGATCAGGACGATGGCCAGGCCGGACAGCAGCATCCCCCGGCAGGTCGAGTCGGTCGGCCTTACGGACG harbors:
- a CDS encoding pentapeptide repeat-containing protein, with protein sequence MRTRSDTFLGRLAVAASPSRPWLRIQASNWWTRVLLTGGARRQSLRGADLHGAQLRGADLRGAKLRDAYLRGADLNGAELIRADLRYADLRGADLNGAKLRYANLNGADLILAHLTGADLTGANLTGAYLRDANLRYVNLNGANLTGADLTSADLSHGDLRDAKLRYANLNGADLTRTHLTDANLRGAHLNGADLIRGELRDADLRGAKLRGAKLRGADLNGADLNGADLTGADLRFAKLRGAKLRGANLNGADLTDADLNGANLTEADLTEADLTDVDLTDVDLVGVEWSDQTRWSDGVAAVMRGRSVPIGGGRYRVQGSGNSGADLPVPPVPVS
- a CDS encoding MFS transporter, which encodes MLLSGLAIVLILFPLTEGHAHRWPLWCFAMLAAGALVLGVFLRQQRRRQGNAPLVTLFLFRVGQFSGGMAADLMHGLLCGLFFMTWTLYLQRGLGMSPLEAAAAVVLLSVGELAGATIAAKTAGRFARRLPQAGALIATAAIIAYGLQIGSHQADLTLLAMTAPVVLIGFGLGMVSGPLADLSLARVPHEDAGSASGLFNTAIHLGIALTAVVFFAITRGSPDGAVNRDAFVTVLWWVGGLLALMWALMFCLPKQAANQAD